In Lactiplantibacillus pentosus, the sequence AGTTGCTTTGTTCGTCAACAATCAGGAGGTTGCTTTGCGGACTCACCTGATGGATTTTCCGCGCAATCACCACACTCTTACCCACTAACACATAATTCATCGCGCTACCTCCCATTAATTTTGAGCTGTTTAAACTTGGCACCCTGGGCAACAATGACTAGCACCACCGTCACACCAATCAGGACCATCCCTAATAGCAGCAGGCCTTGCAACACTGAATAATCGATGGCCTTTGAAAACAGTGGAATCAAAACGATGGTCGATAGTGAGACTAAAATATCCCGAAAACTAGAAATTTTACCATGAATCTTAGTCTCAAGGTTAAGTTGCAAACTAGTTTGGAAAACGGTGATCGACGTCCCATTGAATAACCCAATGAGCCACATCATCGCCATCGTGAGCCACACGCTACTAGTCTGGGATAAAATAATAAACCCGATGCCTTGTACGAATAACCCCAGCCAAATCAGAACGTTGAAATTCCAACGTTGACTTAATCTACCGACAATCAGAAATGACAGCATTGAACCGACCGCAAAAAAGCCATCCATCATGCCCATCCACGCAACGTTATGTAAAACTTTAGTGCTATATTTGATTTCCATCAGGTTGACAACGTTCACCGCGAGATAATCAAAGATGGTAAAAATTAGGACGACTAGAATAACCCAGTTCCGCTTCAGGAAGCCGATAAACACGATCCAGTCTTTAATAAGATTATCGTTCACCGTTTGGACGGTCGCCTCGACATCGTTAGCAATCACAACTTCAATCCGGGCGGTACAGCAGGCCGAAATGAAGAAAGTAATCATATTAATCAGTAATGCACTCTCATACCAACTATAGTAGATAAACGGTGTGGCGAGTGCGACACCAATCAACTGCCCACCTTGATTCAAGGAGCTCCTGATCGCATTCAGGGATGACAATTCAAGTGAGCCACGTTTGATTTCAGCAACATTTTTAAAATTGGCTGCTCGGAAAAATGGCAATGCTAAGTTAATTAGAATCATGGTCGTCAACAGTGCCGCCAACCGGAATCTGGTGTTGATTAACAGCAAACTGATTAAGACAGCGGCGCCTTGCACAATGTCCGCAATCATTGAAATTTTCTTCGCGCTCAGTTGATCCGCAATGTGACCGGCGATAAGGTTAAAGGAACTGGCAATCACATTTTGAATAATAATGATCAACCCAATCATCGCAACGGAATTGGTCTGATCATAAATGATTTTACTGGTAATCAAGGTAAAGATTCCGTTGCCAATATTATTGATGAACGTTCCCGATAAATAATAAAACACACTTTTGTTTAGGTACTTCGCAAAAATATTATGCATGACTCACCCACTTTAAACGACGAAAGCCTTTTTTAGAAAATCACTAGTTCGACTCAGCTTATATTAATCTATTTTTAACTACAAACTAATCATTTTTTTATGTAGCTATCGTACCTCGCCCGATTTTCTTTGTCAAATGGCGCTGAGGGTTACCTTACGTCAGTTACTTAGCCGTACTTGTCTGATTCAATGTGGGTATTTAATCGGTGCCGTGGAGGGCTTTACTTTGGTTATTAATGGGTTGTATCACTTATTTTGGGTGGCTATTGCCGTAACTAAAAAGGCGCATCATTCATCGTTCAACTGAATAATGCGCCAACAATTTATCTATTCAAAATCTGAGTATCCCTGTGGGTGCTTCTGCGTCCAAAGCCATGAGGACCGAATAATTTCATGAACATCATCATAACGTGGTGTCCATTTTAATACATCCCGGGCCTTACTGCTGGCCGCAACTAATGTATCTGGATCCCCTGCCCGCCGCGGACCAATTTTAGCAGGAATTTCGCGTCCAGTAACCTCACGTGCAGCTTCTAAAATTTGCCGATTAGAAAAGCCAGTTGAAGAACCGAGATTAAAGGCCGTACTGTCGTTTCCTTCATTCAAATAATTCAACGCCAACATATGTGCATCTGCTAAATCAATGACATGCACATAGTCACGTACATTGGTCCCGTCAGCCGTGTCGTAATCATCGCCAAAAATTTGTAATTCTGGGCGCGTCCCCTGTGCGACTTGCATAATAATTGGAACCAGATGAGTCTCAGGGCCATGGTCCTCGCCAATACTGCCATCTAATTTGGCACCAGCAACATTGAAGTAGCGCAATGCAACAAATTTAATGCCATAGGCGATATCAGCCCAATGCATGATTTCTTCCATCATGAGCTTGCTTGCCCCATAAGGATTGATTGGCTTTTGAACATCGCTCTCAGCCACTGGAATACGCTCAGGCGTCCCATATGTTGAAGCCGTTGAAGAGAATACAATCCGTTTAACACCGTGTGCTTGCATGACTTCCAGCAACGTGATCATCCCAACCGTGTTATTGTTAAAATACTTTAACGGTTTGACCATCGACTCTGGAACAACCGAAAAAGCTGCAAAGTGGATTACACCAGTGATGTCTTCTTCATCAAATACATTGTCCAGAAACGCTTTATCCCGTACATCGCCACGATAAAAAGTTGCATCTGGATGAACTGCTTCCTGATGTCCTGTCACAAGATTGTCAATAACAACAACCTTGTTCCCTTTTTCCACTAAATAATCAACAGTGTGAGAGCCGATATATCCGGCGCCACCTAACACTAAAATTGCCATCTTTTCTCCCCCAAATTGTCAAAAAATTCTGTCAGTTCACACGGATCTTCTGCACTTACACGTCTGTACTAGCTAAGACCGGTTGCTTTCCTCGTAGCGGCTGTGAGTTGTTTATTTCCATGCCGAATTCTCGCCTCTCCTCGGTGTGCAGAATCGTTTGGCCTTCGTCATTTTCTTTATAACACGATAACTTTATCGGAAACAAGTAGCCCTTGTTAACGATTTAGAAGCCTTGTCACATCAACGTTTTAACAACATTTTTTATATATTCATGAAAAAATTATCAAGTAAATATATCATCCTGAGGAGATTGTCACGTACTTTTTTCCGATGAACTATGGCACGTGCCTGATTGTCTGAGAGCCGCTTTTGCTTTCCATATCAAAACAGCAAGTAGTGTAAACCAATGACTTTAACTGGTCAGAGCAGCTCGATAGCAACATGAATACAAGATGATGGTGCCAATCTTCACTATCTGTAAAGGCTGTCAGAGGATGTTTTAGGATTTTGTCATTTTATAACTCTTGCACATAAGAATGTTAAATCCCCGCTTTTCATGAATGCCCCAAAAAAATAAATAAATATTAAAATGCACTCAGAACTTATAAAATGCGGGCTTCGCAATCGCTATGGCAAGCTCCAAATAACCGATTACATAGACATCATTCTTATATTTACCACGCATTTTCTGAAATAGAATTCACATTTAATTACTGCTCAAATCTAACAACCGAACGCTTAACAAACGACAGGATACCGGGAATCAGCTATCGATACGACTGTGCAAAAAAAGCACTTCATAAGACAGCGAAGTGCTTCAAAAAACAGTCAACAGGTTGGCTTTAAATAGCCCTTGATTCCCATTGTTCTCATCACCCATAACCACGAAATATGTGGCCACTTCATCGACGACGTGCTGGAAACTCAGGTAATTACCTTTAAATCCTTGCTTCCGGAACAAGCCAATAATTCGAATCATTTCACTTGTGTTACTTCTGTTGCTTTTTCAGTCAAAACAATGAATAAGTGTTTAATGGATTACTGCTCTATTCAACACGGCAGTCGTTTCTATC encodes:
- a CDS encoding MFS transporter; the encoded protein is MHNIFAKYLNKSVFYYLSGTFINNIGNGIFTLITSKIIYDQTNSVAMIGLIIIIQNVIASSFNLIAGHIADQLSAKKISMIADIVQGAAVLISLLLINTRFRLAALLTTMILINLALPFFRAANFKNVAEIKRGSLELSSLNAIRSSLNQGGQLIGVALATPFIYYSWYESALLINMITFFISACCTARIEVVIANDVEATVQTVNDNLIKDWIVFIGFLKRNWVILVVLIFTIFDYLAVNVVNLMEIKYSTKVLHNVAWMGMMDGFFAVGSMLSFLIVGRLSQRWNFNVLIWLGLFVQGIGFIILSQTSSVWLTMAMMWLIGLFNGTSITVFQTSLQLNLETKIHGKISSFRDILVSLSTIVLIPLFSKAIDYSVLQGLLLLGMVLIGVTVVLVIVAQGAKFKQLKINGR
- the galE gene encoding UDP-glucose 4-epimerase GalE produces the protein MAILVLGGAGYIGSHTVDYLVEKGNKVVVIDNLVTGHQEAVHPDATFYRGDVRDKAFLDNVFDEEDITGVIHFAAFSVVPESMVKPLKYFNNNTVGMITLLEVMQAHGVKRIVFSSTASTYGTPERIPVAESDVQKPINPYGASKLMMEEIMHWADIAYGIKFVALRYFNVAGAKLDGSIGEDHGPETHLVPIIMQVAQGTRPELQIFGDDYDTADGTNVRDYVHVIDLADAHMLALNYLNEGNDSTAFNLGSSTGFSNRQILEAAREVTGREIPAKIGPRRAGDPDTLVAASSKARDVLKWTPRYDDVHEIIRSSWLWTQKHPQGYSDFE